From a region of the Trichocoleus sp. FACHB-46 genome:
- the ilvD gene encoding dihydroxy-acid dehydratase — MPDNVRSQVVTQGVQRSPNRAMLRAVGFGDDDFTKPIVGVANGYSTITPCNMGLNDLAKRAETGVKMAGAMPQMFGTITISDGISMGTEGMKYSLVSREVIADSIETACMGQSMDGVLAVGGCDKNMPGAMIAIARMNIPAVFVYGGTIKPGHHNGKDLTVVSAFEAVGEYSAGKISQDELLEVERKACPGAGSCGGMYTANTMSSAIEAMGMSLIYSSTMAAEDAEKAESAEKSAFVLVDAIRKQILPKQILTRKAFENAISVIMAVGGSTNAVLHLLAIAHAIGVELTIDDFETIRGRVPVLCDLKPSGRYVATDLHQAGGIPQVMKMLLEHGLLHGDALTVTGQTLAEVLAEIPAEPRVDQDVIRPWNNPMYPQGHLGILKGNLATEGSVAKLTGVKNRRITGSARVFESEEECLKAILAKQIQAGDVIVIRYEGPKGGPGMREMLAPTSAIIGAGLGDSVGLITDGRFSGGTYGMVVGHVAPEAAVGGAIALVQEGDTITIDADARLLQLNVSDEELAQRRANWQPCPPRYTKGVLAKYAKLVASSSVGAVTDLSL, encoded by the coding sequence ATGCCTGATAACGTTAGAAGCCAAGTCGTAACTCAAGGTGTCCAGCGATCGCCTAATCGTGCCATGCTTCGGGCAGTTGGATTTGGCGATGATGACTTTACCAAACCCATTGTAGGGGTCGCTAACGGTTATAGCACGATTACCCCGTGCAATATGGGCCTAAACGATTTGGCAAAGCGGGCAGAAACAGGGGTGAAAATGGCTGGGGCGATGCCTCAGATGTTTGGCACCATTACTATTAGTGACGGTATTTCGATGGGAACTGAAGGGATGAAGTACTCCCTGGTTTCCCGCGAAGTGATCGCTGACTCGATTGAGACGGCCTGTATGGGCCAAAGCATGGATGGTGTGTTGGCCGTAGGCGGTTGTGACAAAAACATGCCCGGGGCCATGATTGCGATCGCCCGGATGAATATTCCGGCTGTTTTTGTTTACGGTGGCACGATTAAGCCAGGGCATCACAACGGCAAAGATCTAACCGTGGTTAGCGCCTTTGAAGCGGTGGGCGAGTACAGTGCTGGCAAGATCAGCCAAGACGAACTGCTAGAAGTAGAACGCAAAGCTTGCCCTGGTGCAGGTTCTTGCGGCGGTATGTATACCGCTAACACCATGTCTTCCGCGATCGAAGCGATGGGTATGAGCTTGATCTACTCCTCCACAATGGCGGCTGAAGATGCCGAGAAGGCGGAAAGTGCTGAAAAGTCAGCTTTTGTCTTGGTCGATGCCATTCGCAAGCAAATTTTGCCCAAGCAAATTCTCACTCGCAAAGCCTTTGAGAATGCGATCTCGGTAATCATGGCTGTAGGTGGTTCTACTAACGCGGTGCTGCACTTACTCGCGATCGCCCATGCCATCGGCGTTGAACTCACGATTGACGACTTTGAAACTATCCGGGGCCGTGTGCCCGTCTTGTGTGACCTCAAACCCTCTGGTCGATACGTCGCAACTGATTTGCACCAAGCGGGCGGCATTCCCCAAGTGATGAAAATGCTGCTGGAACATGGCCTGCTACATGGGGATGCGCTGACTGTGACTGGGCAAACTTTGGCTGAAGTCCTGGCTGAAATCCCGGCTGAACCTCGCGTTGACCAAGATGTGATACGTCCCTGGAACAATCCCATGTATCCTCAAGGCCACTTGGGTATCCTCAAAGGTAACTTAGCGACTGAAGGTTCTGTCGCGAAGCTAACTGGGGTGAAGAACCGCCGCATCACTGGCTCTGCACGGGTGTTTGAGTCGGAAGAAGAATGTTTGAAAGCGATTCTGGCGAAGCAAATCCAAGCAGGAGATGTGATTGTCATCCGCTACGAGGGTCCCAAAGGTGGTCCTGGGATGCGAGAAATGCTGGCTCCCACATCAGCCATTATCGGGGCTGGGTTGGGTGACTCGGTAGGTCTAATTACAGATGGTCGCTTCTCTGGTGGCACTTACGGGATGGTTGTGGGTCACGTTGCACCTGAGGCGGCTGTAGGAGGTGCGATCGCGCTGGTTCAAGAAGGCGACACTATTACCATTGATGCGGATGCGCGGCTGTTGCAGTTGAATGTGTCGGATGAGGAGTTGGCGCAGCGTCGGGCAAATTGGCAACCTTGTCCGCCTCGATATACGAAGGGGGTTTTAGCGAAGTATGCGAAGTTGGTGGCTTCGAGTAGTGTGGGTGCGGTGACTGATCTGAGTTTGTAG
- a CDS encoding pentapeptide repeat-containing protein yields MTWVPMDLLKRYAAGERDFRSANLAGADLVKADLSEANLRGANLSGAKLLGASLIGTNLREANLRNANLQANLQEANLTGADLTGVDLREAKLQTANLRGANLTNAICVAADFSEASLSEANLRGADLSRAKLAEAALNRANLTDAILNGAMLEAANLTNAILQGAALELANLTNAIMNGAILELANLQGAHLSRARLSGATLIKANLSGANLRGANLSWTTLRGANLSRANLYRANLSWANLSEGNLQEAILIDAKLNQVNFRNTSLIGAIMPNGRTYE; encoded by the coding sequence ATGACCTGGGTGCCTATGGATTTACTCAAGCGGTATGCAGCAGGCGAGCGAGATTTTCGCAGTGCCAATTTAGCAGGTGCAGATTTAGTCAAAGCCGATCTAAGTGAGGCGAATCTGCGAGGAGCTAATTTGAGCGGTGCCAAGCTGCTGGGTGCTTCCTTAATTGGCACAAATCTGAGAGAAGCCAATCTTCGCAATGCGAATTTACAAGCAAACTTGCAAGAAGCAAATCTCACAGGCGCTGACCTCACGGGTGTGGATTTACGAGAAGCTAAGTTGCAGACTGCCAATCTGCGGGGGGCCAATCTCACTAACGCGATTTGTGTGGCGGCTGATTTCAGTGAGGCGAGTTTGAGTGAAGCGAACTTACGCGGCGCTGATCTAAGTCGAGCCAAATTGGCAGAGGCGGCTTTGAATCGGGCCAACTTAACTGATGCGATTCTCAACGGAGCGATGTTAGAAGCGGCCAATCTCACCAATGCCATTTTGCAAGGGGCCGCCTTAGAGCTAGCTAACCTCACCAACGCCATTATGAATGGAGCCATTTTAGAATTGGCTAACCTGCAAGGGGCGCACCTCAGCCGTGCCCGCTTAAGCGGAGCCACCTTGATCAAGGCAAACTTGTCAGGAGCAAATCTGAGAGGCGCGAATTTGAGTTGGACTACCTTACGAGGGGCCAACTTGAGTCGCGCCAATCTTTACCGAGCCAACCTGAGTTGGGCCAACCTCAGCGAAGGTAATTTGCAAGAAGCGATTTTGATCGATGCCAAACTCAATCAGGTGAATTTCCGTAACACTAGCTTAATCGGAGCCATCATGCCTAACGGTAGAACCTATGAGTAG
- a CDS encoding DUF3140 domain-containing protein gives MTTDAKSVVEEFKQTVNMTARELNTWLQTEESKAVGQKELGHESIGHQSGKHIVELLSKSQADYDEGDLSQMKRVISYVHRHLAQHPSGNIEQTRWRYSLMNWGHDPLK, from the coding sequence ATGACTACAGATGCTAAATCAGTGGTTGAAGAGTTTAAGCAAACTGTCAATATGACGGCTCGCGAACTCAACACTTGGCTTCAAACCGAAGAGTCCAAAGCGGTAGGTCAGAAAGAATTAGGACATGAATCCATCGGCCATCAATCTGGTAAACACATCGTTGAGCTGCTCAGCAAATCCCAAGCAGACTACGACGAAGGTGATTTGTCCCAAATGAAGCGAGTGATCAGCTATGTCCACCGCCACTTAGCTCAACACCCATCTGGGAATATTGAGCAGACTCGCTGGCGTTACTCTCTAATGAACTGGGGCCATGATCCACTCAAGTAG
- a CDS encoding DUF2945 domain-containing protein, giving the protein MTEQFKQGDSVEWKTSQGTTQGEVKQKLTAPTEIKGHHVAASQEHPEYLVESEKTGKQAAHKPEALKKVED; this is encoded by the coding sequence ATGACAGAACAATTTAAGCAGGGCGATTCAGTGGAGTGGAAGACCTCTCAGGGGACAACCCAAGGTGAGGTCAAGCAAAAGCTTACTGCTCCAACTGAAATTAAAGGGCATCATGTTGCAGCTTCTCAAGAGCATCCTGAGTATTTAGTTGAAAGTGAAAAAACTGGCAAACAAGCGGCTCACAAACCCGAAGCCCTCAAAAAAGTGGAGGACTAA
- a CDS encoding pentapeptide repeat-containing protein, protein MDAAELLKRYAAGERNFQDVNLMRASLSEVNLCGVDLTGANLFEANLSGANLGGANLSQANLTNATLIGANLIRVNFREASLKGAQSGEANFRGAILQNTNLSEANMGGASLIEADLHEANLSRTKLVEAALNGSNLSNTNMTHVNLSRACLDRANLAHSILTGAILDAAKLSEVNLSKADLTGANLRVAQLKQANLRNANLSWATLRGANLSNVNLYRANLSWTNLTEATLTDAMLMDANLRRATLIDTDLKNANLSGAVMPDGTIHN, encoded by the coding sequence ATGGATGCCGCTGAACTGCTGAAACGTTATGCAGCAGGGGAAAGAAATTTTCAAGATGTCAACTTGATGCGAGCATCTTTGAGCGAGGTCAACCTTTGCGGGGTAGATTTGACAGGAGCGAACTTATTCGAAGCCAACTTAAGTGGTGCCAACTTGGGAGGAGCGAATTTGAGTCAAGCCAACTTAACGAATGCGACTCTGATTGGTGCCAACTTGATTCGGGTCAACTTTCGCGAAGCTAGCTTGAAGGGAGCGCAGTCGGGTGAAGCCAACTTTCGAGGTGCCATTCTGCAAAATACCAATTTGAGTGAAGCCAATATGGGCGGCGCTAGCTTAATTGAGGCAGATTTGCATGAAGCGAATCTTAGCCGCACCAAGCTAGTGGAAGCAGCACTCAACGGCTCCAACCTGAGCAATACCAACATGACTCACGTCAACCTCAGTCGTGCCTGCTTAGACCGTGCCAATCTCGCTCATAGTATTTTGACCGGTGCCATTTTAGACGCGGCAAAACTTAGTGAAGTGAATTTGAGCAAAGCAGATTTGACAGGAGCGAATCTTCGAGTGGCCCAGCTGAAGCAGGCAAACCTCAGAAATGCCAACTTGAGTTGGGCCACTCTCCGGGGTGCCAACTTAAGTAACGTTAACTTGTATCGCGCCAACCTCAGCTGGACAAACTTAACTGAAGCGACCTTAACAGATGCCATGTTGATGGATGCCAACCTGAGACGGGCAACGTTAATTGACACAGACCTAAAAAACGCTAATTTGAGTGGAGCCGTGATGCCTGATGGCACGATTCACAACTAG
- a CDS encoding SIMPL domain-containing protein (The SIMPL domain is named for its presence in mouse protein SIMPL (signalling molecule that associates with mouse pelle-like kinase). Bacterial member BP26, from Brucella, was shown to assemble into a channel-like structure, while YggE from E. coli has been associated with resistance to oxidative stress.), with the protein MKGIAIAALFSSAFLLPPPQVKAIELKALPQLAVSTSIAQVAYPATPLVNAPRNITVLGQGQVTAPADIARLEIQVITRNPFGADAGAPNQLAVGNRPLQPAVLQPVVTALQAIGVPAEAVTVQVTSSESADVIVLLEKPTRPRVQEVVLTANNAAQKTNRLAVQSIGAEYAVKNCKPLENASRRAALSDAQERLRALATAVRVRLGAVLQITELPVLGSPSAFSKCGSKVGGPANPLSPPSTGAPPYDPAASTEVRVLSQISITYTIE; encoded by the coding sequence ATGAAAGGGATCGCGATCGCAGCACTTTTTTCGTCAGCGTTCCTCTTACCTCCGCCCCAGGTGAAGGCCATTGAGCTGAAAGCTTTACCGCAACTTGCAGTTTCTACCTCCATTGCTCAGGTTGCCTATCCTGCCACTCCTTTGGTGAATGCTCCACGCAACATTACAGTGTTGGGACAAGGACAGGTAACGGCTCCAGCAGATATAGCTCGGCTGGAGATTCAAGTAATCACTCGCAATCCGTTTGGTGCCGATGCAGGAGCGCCAAATCAGTTGGCAGTGGGTAATCGACCGCTACAACCTGCGGTCCTACAACCTGTAGTCACAGCGCTACAAGCCATCGGTGTTCCAGCGGAGGCTGTCACAGTGCAAGTAACTTCTAGCGAAAGCGCTGACGTAATTGTTTTGCTCGAAAAGCCAACTCGTCCCCGGGTCCAAGAAGTGGTTTTAACCGCGAACAATGCAGCCCAGAAGACCAATCGTCTTGCCGTTCAAAGCATTGGGGCGGAGTATGCTGTCAAAAACTGTAAGCCTTTAGAAAATGCTTCCCGGCGAGCCGCTTTAAGCGATGCCCAAGAGCGTCTGCGAGCTTTAGCAACAGCGGTGCGAGTTCGGCTCGGAGCCGTTTTGCAAATTACAGAATTGCCTGTCCTAGGATCGCCGTCTGCTTTTTCTAAATGCGGTTCTAAGGTGGGGGGGCCTGCCAATCCTCTCAGTCCTCCCAGTACAGGTGCGCCTCCCTACGATCCTGCGGCCTCTACAGAGGTAAGAGTTTTAAGCCAGATCAGCATCACTTACACAATTGAGTGA